Genomic DNA from Acuticoccus sp. MNP-M23:
AGCTGGTTGGCAATTTTTGCAAGCCGGTCCAGCGCAGCCCAGCACATGAGGGACGATGAGGTGTGGACACGCTCGCGCGTCCGCAGTTCCCAGATGCCGGCGTCGGGCTTGTCGTGGAGCATGTAGGCGCGGTCGCCGATCACCTCCAGATGCCGGAAATCCTCCATGGAGCCCTGCCGCAGGAGGCGCTTGTCGAAGAAGGCCTGGGCGGCGGCGAGGACGATGTTGCCGTAAACGTCGTGCTGGTAGTGCTCGTGCGCCTGGTTGCCGACGCGCACGGGGCCCATGTCCATGAAGCCCGGCAGGTCGGCCATCGATTCCACAATGTCCGCTTCGAGCCCGATGCCGAACACCGGCTGAACGTGGTCGCCCCGCGTCTGCGCGATGATATCGCGGATATAGGTGAGATAATTCTCCATGGTCTCGAGGTCGGACAGGTTGTTGAGCGCCCGGACCACGAAGAAGGCATCGCGCAGCCAGCAGTAGCGATAGTCCCAGTTGCGCTCGGAGCCCGGCGCTTCGGGGATGGACGTGGTTACGGCGGCCACGATGGCGCCGGTTTCCTCGAAGGTGCAGAGCTTCAGCGTGATGGCGGCGCGGATCACCGCTTCCTGCCACTCCAGCGGCAGGCCGAGGCGAAGCGACCAGCGCTTCCAGTAATATTCGGTCTCTTCCTGGAATTCGCGGCCGATGTTGCCGGGGCGCTCCGACAGGGATTCGTCCGGCCCGATGAAGAAATTGTACTCCCGTTCGAGGACGAAGAACGTCTCGTCACGGATGTAGGTGATCGGCGCATCGGTGTTGAGGCGCAGCGTGATGCCGTCGCTCACATAGCGCACATGGTTGGAGCCGGAGGTGATCTGCGGCTTGGTGGCCCCCCAGTCGAACCGGGGGCGCAGCACGACGCGGATGCGCGGGCGGCCGGAGACCGGGCGCAGACGCCGCACGATCTGCGCCGGACGGAAGACCCGCCCCCGCGACAGGAAGCGCGGCGCGAAATCGTCGATCTCCACCGCCGACCCGTCCTGCGCGATCAGCCGGGTCCGCAGGATTGCGGTGTTTTCGATGTAGTGCTGCTCGGAGTGGGAATAATCCTCGATCTCGACGGCGAAGGCGCCATCTTCGGACTCCCCCCGGCTGCCGAGAAGCGAATGAAACACCGGGTCGCCGTCCGGCCGCGGCAGGCACCACCACACGATGCGGGCCTTGATATCCACGAGCGCGGAGATCGAGCAATTGCCGATGATGCCGAGCGCCATGTTGTCGCTCATTGCGCCGAGCCCCCTGCCCGCAGTGCCGCATCACCCATCAAGATAAACCCTCCGCAATATTCCTGAGCCAGTCGTGCACGGACGGCACGTCCGGCAGGCGGTACTTGGCGCACGTCTCACCTTCGCCGACCTTGATTCCGAAGCCGCCGGCGGCCTGCGCTGCGCGCATTCCATCTTCGTCGGTCGTATCGTCGCCGATGAAAATCGGTGTGCGGCCCGCAAATGGCGGGTTCTCCATGAAGGCATCGACCGCAACGCCCTTGTCGAAGCCCTTGCCCTTGGCCTCAACCACCATCTTGCCGTGGATGAGGTGCAGGGTCTGGAGGTCTTCGGCCCAATCCTTCATCTGCGCCTTCACTTCGTCCTCGCGGCCGGGAGCAGCGCGATAGTGGATCGCAAGGCCTGCGCCCTTGTCTTCCATGGACACGCCGTCGCCCAATCCGTCCCACGCCTGGATGCGATCGCGCAGGGTGGCGATCTCTTCGGGCGGCGGGGCATGGTCGATGCCGGCGCCGGGTTTCGGCCGGCGCTCCAGCCCGTGCATGCCGGCCGCGGCGATGGGCATTGCAAGGAACGTGTCGACGTCCGCCACCTTGCGGCCGGTGACAACGGCCACCGCGCCATCTGCCCGGTCGACCACCTTTTCGATGATGGACTGCAAGCCGTCGGCAACGAGCACGCCGTCGGGACGGTCTGTGATGTCGACAAGGGTTCCGTCGAAGTCGAGGAAAAGCGCAAAGCGCTCCGGCACTGGTGGCGTCATGGAAGGGTCCGCATTGCCATGGGCCGGTTCGGCCGATGCGTGACACCATGCCCGCTGAACGCCGCGCGGGCAACCGTCCGGCAAGGCCTCAGGCCTTTGAAATTGCGCCATCCACCGCCGGTGGCCGGCGTTCGGCCGACTTGCAAAGATCGTAGACAACACAGGCCTCGCACAATGGCCGCCGCGCCTTGCACACATGCCGTCCGTGGAGGATGAGCCAGTGGTGCGCCCCTTTCAGGAAACGCGCCGGGACAATTCGCTCAAGGCCCGCCTCCACCTCATCCGGCGTCTTGCCCGGCGCAAGCCCGAGCCGGTTGCCGATGCGGAAGATGTGCGTGTCGACCGCAATGGTCGGTTCGCCAAACGCTTCGTTCAGCACCACATTGGCCGTCTTGCGGCCAACGCCCGGCAACGCCTCCAGTGCGGCCCGGTCGGCGGGGACTTCACCACCATGCGTGTCCACCAGAATACGCGACAACGCCATCACGTTCTTCGCCTTGGTGTTGAAGAGACCGATGGTCTTGATGAGGTCGCGGACCCTGTCCTCGCCAAGGTCGAGGACTGCCTGCGGCGTGTCGGCCACCGCGAACATCCCGCGCGTTGCCTTGTTGACGCCCACATCGGTTGCCTGCGCGGACAGAACAACCGCCACCAGCAGCGTGAACGGATTGTGGAACTCAAGCTCGGTCCTGGGCTCGGGCAACGCATCGGCAAGGCGTGCAAACAGAAGGTCGGCCTCGGCCCTGGTGTAGCGCGAACGCCTGCGGGGCGCTGCCTTGCGGCCGGGCCGGGGCGCTGGCTTCTTGCCAGCGGCGACGCTCACAGGAACGCCTCGTCCCACACCCGCTCGATGATCGCCGTCCACGAGGCATGGGGCTCGGCAAGGGTCGGCGCGTCCACCGTCGGGGCACTGGCAAAGGCGGCCTGTTCGGCTGCCGGCAGGGCCGCAATGTCGAGGACGGACGGATCGCCCCACACGGCGATATCAGCCTTGCGGGCCTGCGCGGCGGGCGAGAGGAGGAAGTTGGCAATCACCAGCGCGCCGGCCTTGTCGCCGGCGTTGTGCGGAATGCCGACGAAGTGGACATTGCCGAGGGTCCCCCCCTCGAACGCACCGATGGCTGCCGTCGGCGGCAAGAGGCCATCGGCCACGGCAGCTGCGGCATCGGACGGGTTGTACGTCAACGCCAGCGCAATTTCGCCGTCGGCAAAGAGACGGCGCAGATCCGCAACGCTCTGCGGAAAGACGGCGGCGGAGCGCCACAGATCGGGATGGAGCCGCTCCAGCACTGGTAAAAGGTTGTCGCGAACCAGCGCTTCTGCGCCATCGCCAGCCGGCGCCCGCAGCACGGCGGGGTCAGGCACGGTGTCCAGCAGGATCTGCTTCAAAAAGCTGGTGCCGACAAAGTTGGGCGGCTGCGGATAGGTGAAGCGGCCGGGGTTTTCCGCAGCAAAGGCGAGGAGACCCTCCAGCGTGCGGGGCGGATCGGTGCGCGCCGTATCGTAGATAAAGACAAGCTGGGCGCGGCCCCATGGCGATTGCTGTCCCTCCACGGGCACGCCGAAGTCGGTGAGGATTGCGGCGCCGTAGCGGCCAAGGTCAACGAGGGGCCGGTTGGGCAGCGCTTCGGCCCATTCGCCGCCGAGGAGCAGGCCTTTTTCCTTCATCGCGACAAAATTTTCGCCGTTGATCCAGATAAGATCCACAGCGCCGCCATCATCCTGCCCGGCGACGGTTTCGGCCAGCACGCGGCTGACCGCTTCGGCGGTGTCGGTGAGCTTCACCTGGCGCAGGGTGATGCCGTAGCGCGTTGCCACCTCGGAGCCGACCCAGGCGATATAGTCGTTGATATGGGTTTCCCCGCCCCAGGCGTACCAGTCCACCGTCTGCCCTCTGGCCGCCGTGGTGACCGCGTCCCAGTTGGCGGTATCCGGCACGGGATCGGCGTGCGCGGAGGCGAACGGGAGGGTCAGCGCGGCAAGGATTGCGATGGCGGTGGGTTTCAGCTTCAACACGGGGCCTTACCTGGTCGCGAATGCGCTCTGGAGCGCGGAGATTGTGAGGATCTGCGGCAGCACTTCAGGCGCAGCGGCCGCTGGATAATAGATGTAGAGCGGCACGCCAGCGCGACCGAACCCGTCCATCAACGCAGTGACGTCGGGATCGCGGCGCGTCCAGTCGGCGGTCATCATGGTGGTGCCGGTGTCGGCCAGCAGCGTTTCGAACGCATCAGATTCAAACACCACCCGCTCGTTCACCTTGCAGGTGATGCACCATGCCGCCGTGACGTTGAGAAAAACCGGCTGGCCGTTGCCGCGCAACGCCTCCAGCGATTGCGGCGTGAAGGCGGTGGTGCCGGCCATGGTCGCCGCCACGGCAGGCGGACGGGCCGAAACGCTGGGCCAGCCCGCAACGCCGGCCGCCACAAGGCTGATGCCGGCCAGAACGGCGGCAACGCGGTGCGAGCGCCCCCCGCCCCGCTGCGCAAGACCCAGAAGCCACGCCGCCAGCGCCACAAGCAGAAGCGCAAGGAAAGCGCCGAACAGTGCGTCCACCCCAACGAGCTGCGCCAGCACCCAGACCAGCCACGCGGCTGTGGCATAAAGCGGAAACGCCAGCGCCTGCTTGAAGCGGACCATCCACGCCCCCGGCCGCGGCAAGAGGCGCGACAGCCCCGGCATCAGCGCCAGGAGCACGAACGGCAGCCCAAGCCCCACGCCCATCGCCATGAACACGCCCAGCGCCAACATTGCCGACGACCCCAGCGCCATCCCGATGGCAACCGCCATGAAGGGCGCCGTGCACGGCGTGGCCACGATGGTGGCAAGGACGCCGGTGGCGAACGAACCGGCCACCCCGTCCTGCGGCCCCCGCCCGCCGAGCCGGGTCAACCCGGTGCCAATCTCGAATACGCCGGAAAGGTTGAGGCCCACCGCAAAGATCGCCGCCGCAATCAACCCGACGAACACCGGGCTTTGAAGCTGAAAGCCCCAGCCGACGGCAACGCCCGCCCCCTTCAGGGTCAGGAGGACGCCGGCAAGGACAGCAAAGCTCGTCAGGATGCCGCTGGTGTAGGCAGCGCCTATCATCGCGCGCCGCGCAAACGGCGCCGAAGCGTGTTCCACCAGCCCGAACACCTTCAGCGCCAGCACCGGAAACACACAAGGCATGAGATTGAGGATCAGCCCGCCCAGAAACGCGAACAGCAGCGCCTCCAGCGGCCCGATCGCGACCCGCGGCGCCGCGTCATCCAACGCCGCGAGCGTGCCGCCGCCGGACCCGCCGGGTGCGGATGCCGCGCCCGCAACCGCCACGGCTGCAACCGGCGCCGGATCGGCCTTGCCCGAAGCACTGATCCACCAGGCGCCCGCATCGGTTTTCAGAACGCCGCGCAAGGTGCCGTCGAGCCGACCTCGCCCTGCCGCAACGGCAAGGGTGAACCCCTCGCCGTCCGATGCGTCCACGCTGGTCTGTTCGGCAGCATTGTCGATCAGGCCGCGCTTTTCCGGGAAGAAGACCGCACCTTCCCCCTCGCCGGACGGAACCGTGAGGTAGATGGTCCCGTCCGCGCGCGAGTAGGCAGCGTCCATGTCGCTCTGGGCCGGCAAGGCCCACTCGGCCTGAACGAAGGTGAACGCGACGCCCGAATCGGCTTGCGACACCGGCCCCGTGGGAATGGTCAGCTCGGCCGTGCCACTTTCGGGGATGCAGATCTTTTCGCACACCAGCCAGTCGATCCGGACCGGCACCCGGTAGGGTTCGCCCGCCGGCCAGTCCGCCGGAACCGGCACTGAGGTGAGGAGCGTGAATTCGCCGCTGTAGCCGAAATTCATCAAGGGCGGATAGGGCAGCCGCTCGGGCACGGGAAAAAGCACCGGGCCGGCCGTGGTGCCGCTGGAAAGCGTGAAGTCGATCATCGGCGGCTCGCCCGAATCGCCGGGGTTGAGCCAATAGGTGTGCCAGCCGTCAGCCAGCGCATGGCGAACCGCAATATCGGTGCTTTCGCCGGGTGCGGTCACCGCGTTGCGCACCACAAGCTCGGCCGCCACATGGTCCGCGGCCATCTCTGCTGGCGCAGCCAGAGCCGGAAGCGCGCCAAGGACCAGAGCCGCAGTCAGACCGGCAAGATGGCGCAGCATCAAAATCATCCATCCCATTTTCATGCCGCTGACTTAGAGTGAGGATGCCCGCCGCGCCAAGCCACCCCCCTGTCACGATTGCGCGACGGCTGACCGGAGTGTTGTCCCATGAGCCAGGAATTCACCGTCCATCAGGAGCTGACGCGTACGTTTCGCTTCTATATCGCCCTCACCGTGTTTGCGAACCTTGGCTATGGACTGATGCTCGGGGTGTTTTTTTTCGCCGCGACTGCCGTTTCCGGCCCTGCGTCGGCGTTGCTGCTCATTCCGCCGGCCATGGTGTCCACAGGTTTTGCCGCCCTGTCGGCTTTCGGCGTTGCCGAGGCGTTCGGGCTGCACCGCGCCATTCAGTCCACAGGGACCGCGCTGGCGCTACCGCACATCACCCGGTCCATGATGCTGCCGGTGCAGACGACACTGACGCTGATCTTCCACGCCCTGTTCGCGTTCCTGCTCTTCGGCTGGACGTTCTTTGCGCTGATCGGCGTTCTGCCAACCCCGGCCGCCTGGGCCGGCTGAGATGCGCGCCTAGACGCCCGCCGCACTGGCGGCGCCGCCGACGGCCGGCTGAGCGGTGCGCCACGGATCGAGCGAGAGGCCGAGTTCCGCTTCGATGGCGTCCACCTGCGGCGCAAAACTGCGGGCAAGTGCTGCCGCTACCCCGGGGCAGAGATCTGGCTCTCGCGCCGGCAGCACGGTCCGGGCAAACCGGGCCCAGGCGCGCTGATGCAGCGGCTGGGCGACTGGTGCGCACGCCGGTTCGGGCGCGCCCTTGCACACAGCGCCGACTGCAACACCGGCGCTGCCCGCAGCGGATGGCGGCCAGGCATCGTTGGCCGCCACCTCATCGGGCCAAAGACCCAGAAAGAAGCACAGCTTCTCGAAGGTGGCGGCCGGGCTTGTCTCGATCTCCTCGTGCAGGATCACCAACAGCCGGTCCGGCCCGAAATTCAGCCGAAACCGCCTGACCCCGTCCAGATAGGTGCTGCCGGCGCGGTAAAGGTGGAGCGGCGACCACCCCTTGGCCCGGCGCAATTCCTCCTGCGCCAGTGCCGCGGCAAAGTCGTGCGTGGTTTCCAGCCCCATGTGGAACTGGTGCCGGAAATGGGCGAAGGCGCGGGCCACAGGCTCGCGAAGCACCAGAACGATACGGCAGTCCGGCCGCACTGCTGCGATGGCGGATGCAGCTTCCGGCGTCTGCAACAATTCCCGCGAGTTTTCGCCCAGCATCCGGAAGCCGGCGGCGGGCGCTTCGGCCGATGGCGGCGCGAGAGCGCAAGGCCCTGTCTCCACCGGGAGGCTGATGCGCGGGTGCGCTGCCAGCCACGACGACAGAAGACGACTTCCCGCCATTGCAGGCCCCGTGACGATGAAATCAGGTCCTGCACCCATGGCTCTACCTCCTGCCCAACCGACACGAAGATAATTAACGCCGGAGCGGAGCCTTGACCGTGCGCGAAAGGATAGGCGCGCGCCCCATCGGGTCAGAGGACAGCGCGAACGCGCTCAAGCGTATTTTCCATGTGGAGTTCCAGCACTTTGGCAAGCGCCTCTCCGTCGCGGCGGGCAAGCGCCTCGGCCATCTCGACGTGCTCGGCCATGGCTTCGGCCCACTTGTCCGGCCCGTGGTTGCCAAGATAGCGGATCCGCTTGAGCCGGCCCTGAAGGAGGCCGTGCATCTCGCAGAGGCTGGCATTTTGCGACAGTGCCACGATGGCCGAGTGGATCGACTGGTTGAGCTTGTAATAGGCCAGCCGCTCGCGCGCCTCGTAGCGCACGACCATGTCGGCGTGGAGGGCGAGGACAGCGTCAATCTCCGCGTCGGTACACCGGCCAACGCCGACGCGCGCGCAAAAACCTTCCAGCGCCTTCAGCGCCTCCAGCATCCCGGCCACTTCCTCGACGCCGAAGCGGCGCACGACAGCCCCCTTGGCGGGCACCAGCTCGATCAAGCCTTCGCTGGCAAGCGTGCGGAGAGCCTCGCGCAAGGGCGTGCGCGACACCCCGAGCACAGGGCCAAGCTCGCTTTCGTTCACCCGGCTCCCGGTCTCCAGGGTGCCGTCGATGATCATGTCACGCAGCCGCGTCACGACCTCTTCGTGCAAGGTTCTGCGCCGGATCGGTCTGTTCTGCGCAGTGGTCATGTCGCCGTCCAAGATGTTTCGCTCCACAGTTTCGCACACGCTCTTGCAGAGGCGCCACAGAGCTGCATACTGTATACAGGCCTTCAGGGCCATCCGACGGCACGCAAGATGCCGCATTCGATCACGGGAGGAAATGTGCGGTCGCAAGGCTGCGCGATGGCGCTTGATGCGCCTGGAGCGCGCGCCGCGTCCGCCACTGCCTCCTTCCGCCGATCCCCCTTTTGCCCGGCCATTGCCGGGACGCTCGAAACTTGCCCGCGCCGGGCCACGCACAAGGAACTGTTCTGATGTCTGACCGCCCCCTGATCGCACTCGCGCTTGGCGACCCGTCGGGCATCGGCAACGAGCTCGCCATCAAGGCACTCAGCGATGAAGAAACCTTCGAGGGCGCGGACTGGCTGGTGATCGGCGACCGGCGGATGTGGCAGTTGGGCGAGGAACAGGCCGGCACCGCGCTGGAACTGCCGGACTTCGACCCCGCACACTTCGACCGCGCCGCCTTTCTCGACCTTGCGCACGCCGAAATGGACGCCATCGAGACCGGAACGTCCAGCATGGCGGGCGGATCGGTGGCCCTTGCCAACTTCGACCTTGCGCTGCGCCTTGCAGCAGACGGCGCCGCCGATGCGGTGTGCTTCACCCCGTTCAACAAGCACGCGATGCGCCTTGGCGATCCGTCCTACGTGGACGAGATCGGCTTCATCAAGCGCGCCATCGGCACCGACGTCAGCGGCTCCGAATTCAATGTGCTGGACGAGGTGTGGAACGCGCGCGTCACCTCCCACGTGCCGCTCAGCGAAGTCGCCGGGCTGATCACCGAAGAGCGGCTGCTGCGCGCCATCACCCTCACCCACCAGACGATGGAGGGCGCCGGCATCGCCAACCCGAAGATCGGCGTTGCGGGCCTCAACCCCCATGCCGGCGACGGCGGCAACTTCGGCACCGAGGATGACAACATCATCGCCCCCGCGGTGAAAAAGGCCGCGGAAAAGCAGTTTCGGGTGGATGGGCCGATCCCGTCCGACACGGTCTATGTCCGTGCGCTGAAAGGCGAATTCGATGCGGTGCTGACCATGTATCACGACCAGGGCCAGATCGCGATGAAGCTGATCGGGTTCGACCGCGGGGTGACGCTGATTGGCGGCTACCCGTTCTGGATCGCGACCCCGGCCCACGGAACCGCCTACGACATTGCCGGCAGCGGCGAGGCCAACCCCGGCGCCACCATCAAGGCGCTGCAACTGGCCTCCCGCCTGTCGCGCCGCTCGAACCCGGACGGGTTCGCTGAAGCCGCAGACCGGCTTGCAAACGTCCGCGCCCTTGCCGCCAGCGCACGGGACGCGGCCTGACACCACCCTGAGTTCAACCAGACAACCCGGCACCTAAGACCGGGCCAAACTGACCCAACGGAGGATACCCCATGAAGCTCTGGACAACGCTTCTCGCCGGCGTCGCCGCTGCCGCGTTCGCCACCCAGGTCGCCGCACAGGAAGAGATCGTCTTCGGCATCTCGGCCGCGACCGGCTCGCTGCAGCAGCGCACCGCCGCAGAGTTCACCAAGCGCGCCAACGAGAAGCTGGGCGACAAGGCCGTCGTCAAGCTCTTCGACTCCTCGCAGCTCGGCAAGGATCAGGAGATGCTGCAGAAGCTGAAGCTCGGCACCTTGCAGATCTCCCTGCCGTCTTCGATCATGTCATCGATCTCGGACCAGTTCGCGCTGTTCGACATGCCGTTCCTCGTGGCCGACCGCGACCATATGGGCCGCATCGAGGCTGAAATCTTCTGGCCCGACATTGCACCCACGGTGGAAGGCAACGGCTACAAGGTTCTGGCCGTGTGGGAAAATGGCGTGCGCCACATCTCCAACAACGAGCGGCCGATCAACACGCCGGCCGACCTTGAAGGCATCAAGATCCGCACCCCCAAATCCACCTGGCGGGTGAAGATGTTCGAGGAATACGGCGCGAACCCCACGCCGATGGCATTTTCCGAGGTCTTCACCGCGCTGCAGACCGGCGTGATCGACGGGCAGGAAAACCCCTACACCAACATCGAGGCAGCCAAGCTCAACGAGGTGCAGAAATACCTGTCCAAGACCGGGCACGTCTATTCCCCGGCCTATCCCACCATGGGCAAGCGCACCTACGACAACATGGACCCCGAGATCCGCGACGTTCTGGAACAGACCGCCCGCGAGATGGAAGCCTGGGCCCGTGAGCAGGGTGCAGCGGACGACGAGGCGCTCGAAAAGGAGCTGGTCGACGGCGGCATGGAATTCAACGTCGCCGACCGCGCGGCGTTCGTGGAGGCTTCCAAGCCGGTCTACGCCGCATTCGCCGAAGAGGTCGACGGTGGTCAGGACATGATCGACCGCGCCATCGGCCTTGCAAACGGCAGCTAGCACACCCTCGCCGGGCCGCCGCCTTGAGGTGGCGGCCCGGATCCAAAGTCCCTTCAGCCGGAGCCTTCCATGTCCGCCGTCGCCAAGGTGCTGCAACGCATCCTCGAGGCTTTAACCATAACGCTTCTCGTCACCCTCGCGGTGGTGGTCCTTGCCGCCGTCGTGGCGCGTTACGTCTTCAACTCGTCGTTCGTCTGGTATGACGAGGTGGCGTCGATCATGCTGGCCTGGCTGACCTTTTATGGCGCAGCCCTGGCCGCCCTGCGTCGCAGGCACCTCGGCTTTCCGGGTCTCCTTCTCGCCCTCCCGGTCCGGGGCCGCTTCGCGCTGTTCGTGCTGGGCGACATCATCGTCATCGCGGTGTTTTCGGCCATTGGCTATGGCGGCTGGTTCATCCTGCAGGTGATGGGCACGGACACGCTGATCTCGCTGGACGTGCCGCTTTCGGTCACCCAGTCGGTGGTGCCGATCGGCGCCGCACTCTTCATTATCGCAACGCTTCTGTCGGCCCCTGCGGCCTGGGCCACGATGCGCGCCGGTGTTTCCTCGGAGGATGAGGAAATTGCCGAGGAACTCGCCAGAGCCGCCCGCCATGAGGCTGAAACGCCGGAGGCCCGCGCGTGATCACGATCGGTATTCTTGTTCTTCTTCTTCTGCTGATTGCCATCAATCTGCCCATTGCGGTGGCCATTCTGGCCGTGGCGCTGGTGGGCGTGGTGATCTCCAAGGGCGTGCCCGGCCTTTACGATGCGGCGCTGTCCGTGTTCGACGGCGCAACGTCGTTCCCGCTCATTGCCATCCCGCTGTTCATTCTGGCGGGCGCACTGATGAACACCGGCGGCATCTCACGCCGGCTGATCGACTTCACCTCTGCGCTCATCGGCTTCGTGCGCGGCGGGCTCTCCATGGTGAACGTGGGCGTTTCGCTGTTCTTTGCCGAGATCTCCGGATCTGCGGTCGCGGACGTCGCGGCCATCGGCTCGGTGCTGATCCCCTCCATGAAGCGCAAGGGCTACAAGCCGCGCTTTGCCGCCGCCGTCACGTCGTCCTCGGCCTCGCTGGCGATCATCATTCCGCCGTCGATCCCGATGATCCTTTATGGCGCGCTGGCCGACACCTCCATCACGCAGCTCTTCATTGCCGGCGTGGTGCCGGGGCTGATCGGCGGTTTCTCGATGATGGGGCTCTGCTACTATTTCGCCGTGCGCTACGACCTGCCGCGCGAGGAGGCGTTCTCGCTGTGCCGCCTGTGGAAGGCGTTCGTTGCGGCCGGGCCTGCCCTGCTCCTCCCGGTCATCATTCTGGGCGGCATCTTCGGCGGGATCGTCACCGCCACGGAAGGCGCCGGGCTTGCGGTGGTGGCAGCTCTGGTCATCGGCGGTCTCGTCTACCGCGAGGTGAAGCTCACCGAACTCTACACCGCGCTCATCGAGGGCGTGACGCAGACGGCGGTGGTGATGCTTCTGGTCGCCACGTCGGCGGTCCTCGGCCTGTACCTCACCGAATCCGAAGCGCCGCAGCGTTTTGCACGGGCCATCGTCTCGCTGACGGAAAACAAGATCCTCGTCCTGATGCTGCTCAACGTGCTTCTGCTCTTCCTCGGGATGATCCTGCACGGGGCGGCTGCCATCATCCTGGTGACGCCCATCGTTTTGCCGCTGGTTCACCAGATCGGCATCGATCCGGTGCAGTTCGGCATCATCCTGACGCTGAACATCGCCATCGGCCAGCAGACGCCGCCGGTGGCCAGCGTTCTGGTGACGGCCTGCTCCATCGCCCGGACGGACATCTGGGGTACGACGCGCACCAACGTGCCGTTCATCATCCTCCTGTTCACCATTTTGATGCTGGTGACCTATGTGCCGTTCGTCTCGCTGGGGCTGGTGGACGCCTTTTACCGCTG
This window encodes:
- the otsB gene encoding trehalose-phosphatase, yielding MTPPVPERFALFLDFDGTLVDITDRPDGVLVADGLQSIIEKVVDRADGAVAVVTGRKVADVDTFLAMPIAAAGMHGLERRPKPGAGIDHAPPPEEIATLRDRIQAWDGLGDGVSMEDKGAGLAIHYRAAPGREDEVKAQMKDWAEDLQTLHLIHGKMVVEAKGKGFDKGVAVDAFMENPPFAGRTPIFIGDDTTDEDGMRAAQAAGGFGIKVGEGETCAKYRLPDVPSVHDWLRNIAEGLS
- a CDS encoding glycoside hydrolase family 15 protein; protein product: MSDNMALGIIGNCSISALVDIKARIVWWCLPRPDGDPVFHSLLGSRGESEDGAFAVEIEDYSHSEQHYIENTAILRTRLIAQDGSAVEIDDFAPRFLSRGRVFRPAQIVRRLRPVSGRPRIRVVLRPRFDWGATKPQITSGSNHVRYVSDGITLRLNTDAPITYIRDETFFVLEREYNFFIGPDESLSERPGNIGREFQEETEYYWKRWSLRLGLPLEWQEAVIRAAITLKLCTFEETGAIVAAVTTSIPEAPGSERNWDYRYCWLRDAFFVVRALNNLSDLETMENYLTYIRDIIAQTRGDHVQPVFGIGLEADIVESMADLPGFMDMGPVRVGNQAHEHYQHDVYGNIVLAAAQAFFDKRLLRQGSMEDFRHLEVIGDRAYMLHDKPDAGIWELRTRERVHTSSSLMCWAALDRLAKIANQLGLSPKHWRARADEVHAKICKEAWNEEVGAFVESFGGESLDASLLLMAEVGFLDVHDPRFVATVERIGERLRRGNHLYRYDAADDFGRPEVAFNVCTFWYIDALGRMDRRDEAREIYETMLSCRNHLGLLSEDVDPHTNQLWGNFPQTYSMVGIINGAVRLSRRWDKVI
- a CDS encoding GntR family transcriptional regulator, with amino-acid sequence MTTAQNRPIRRRTLHEEVVTRLRDMIIDGTLETGSRVNESELGPVLGVSRTPLREALRTLASEGLIELVPAKGAVVRRFGVEEVAGMLEALKALEGFCARVGVGRCTDAEIDAVLALHADMVVRYEARERLAYYKLNQSIHSAIVALSQNASLCEMHGLLQGRLKRIRYLGNHGPDKWAEAMAEHVEMAEALARRDGEALAKVLELHMENTLERVRAVL
- the nth gene encoding endonuclease III, whose amino-acid sequence is MSVAAGKKPAPRPGRKAAPRRRSRYTRAEADLLFARLADALPEPRTELEFHNPFTLLVAVVLSAQATDVGVNKATRGMFAVADTPQAVLDLGEDRVRDLIKTIGLFNTKAKNVMALSRILVDTHGGEVPADRAALEALPGVGRKTANVVLNEAFGEPTIAVDTHIFRIGNRLGLAPGKTPDEVEAGLERIVPARFLKGAHHWLILHGRHVCKARRPLCEACVVYDLCKSAERRPPAVDGAISKA
- a CDS encoding sulfotransferase, whose protein sequence is MGAGPDFIVTGPAMAGSRLLSSWLAAHPRISLPVETGPCALAPPSAEAPAAGFRMLGENSRELLQTPEAASAIAAVRPDCRIVLVLREPVARAFAHFRHQFHMGLETTHDFAAALAQEELRRAKGWSPLHLYRAGSTYLDGVRRFRLNFGPDRLLVILHEEIETSPAATFEKLCFFLGLWPDEVAANDAWPPSAAGSAGVAVGAVCKGAPEPACAPVAQPLHQRAWARFARTVLPAREPDLCPGVAAALARSFAPQVDAIEAELGLSLDPWRTAQPAVGGAASAAGV
- a CDS encoding ABC transporter substrate-binding protein, which produces MKLKPTAIAILAALTLPFASAHADPVPDTANWDAVTTAARGQTVDWYAWGGETHINDYIAWVGSEVATRYGITLRQVKLTDTAEAVSRVLAETVAGQDDGGAVDLIWINGENFVAMKEKGLLLGGEWAEALPNRPLVDLGRYGAAILTDFGVPVEGQQSPWGRAQLVFIYDTARTDPPRTLEGLLAFAAENPGRFTYPQPPNFVGTSFLKQILLDTVPDPAVLRAPAGDGAEALVRDNLLPVLERLHPDLWRSAAVFPQSVADLRRLFADGEIALALTYNPSDAAAAVADGLLPPTAAIGAFEGGTLGNVHFVGIPHNAGDKAGALVIANFLLSPAAQARKADIAVWGDPSVLDIAALPAAEQAAFASAPTVDAPTLAEPHASWTAIIERVWDEAFL
- a CDS encoding protein-disulfide reductase DsbD domain-containing protein; translated protein: MLRHLAGLTAALVLGALPALAAPAEMAADHVAAELVVRNAVTAPGESTDIAVRHALADGWHTYWLNPGDSGEPPMIDFTLSSGTTAGPVLFPVPERLPYPPLMNFGYSGEFTLLTSVPVPADWPAGEPYRVPVRIDWLVCEKICIPESGTAELTIPTGPVSQADSGVAFTFVQAEWALPAQSDMDAAYSRADGTIYLTVPSGEGEGAVFFPEKRGLIDNAAEQTSVDASDGEGFTLAVAAGRGRLDGTLRGVLKTDAGAWWISASGKADPAPVAAVAVAGAASAPGGSGGGTLAALDDAAPRVAIGPLEALLFAFLGGLILNLMPCVFPVLALKVFGLVEHASAPFARRAMIGAAYTSGILTSFAVLAGVLLTLKGAGVAVGWGFQLQSPVFVGLIAAAIFAVGLNLSGVFEIGTGLTRLGGRGPQDGVAGSFATGVLATIVATPCTAPFMAVAIGMALGSSAMLALGVFMAMGVGLGLPFVLLALMPGLSRLLPRPGAWMVRFKQALAFPLYATAAWLVWVLAQLVGVDALFGAFLALLLVALAAWLLGLAQRGGGRSHRVAAVLAGISLVAAGVAGWPSVSARPPAVAATMAGTTAFTPQSLEALRGNGQPVFLNVTAAWCITCKVNERVVFESDAFETLLADTGTTMMTADWTRRDPDVTALMDGFGRAGVPLYIYYPAAAAPEVLPQILTISALQSAFATR